In Kitasatospora sp. NA04385, a single genomic region encodes these proteins:
- a CDS encoding SIS domain-containing protein, with product MTVPLDIPDTITAREVATQPDVWQRALTAGPDAYAALPAPGTPVLVVGCGTSYYVGDAYARLRESAGLGRTRAVIASELDRIGEDETVLVISRSGTTTDVLRVIERVAGRNPVVGVVGTPGSPIADACGAVVLLDYADEVSVVQTRFASTVLTVLRHSLGLTPGGVADQARAALARPLPEPGHTQFVFLGTNWTVGVAQEAALKCRESAGVWTEAYALWEYQHGPISVAGPHTLVWSLSPVPPVVADAVRGTGATLVEPESDAMAELVAVHRLALRLAAAAERDPDTPPHLSRSVQLV from the coding sequence ATGACCGTGCCCCTCGACATCCCCGACACGATCACCGCCCGCGAGGTCGCCACCCAGCCCGACGTCTGGCAGCGGGCCCTGACCGCCGGGCCCGACGCGTACGCCGCGCTCCCCGCGCCCGGCACGCCGGTGCTCGTGGTGGGCTGCGGCACCTCGTACTACGTCGGCGACGCCTACGCCCGGCTGCGGGAGAGCGCCGGCCTCGGCCGCACCCGGGCCGTGATCGCCTCCGAACTCGACCGGATCGGCGAGGACGAGACCGTGCTGGTGATCTCCCGCTCCGGCACCACCACCGACGTGCTGCGGGTGATCGAGCGCGTCGCCGGGCGCAACCCGGTCGTCGGCGTCGTGGGCACCCCCGGGTCGCCGATCGCGGACGCCTGCGGCGCGGTCGTCCTGCTCGACTACGCGGACGAGGTGTCGGTCGTCCAGACGCGTTTCGCCAGCACCGTCCTGACCGTGCTGCGGCACTCGCTCGGCCTCACCCCCGGGGGCGTCGCCGACCAGGCCCGAGCCGCCCTGGCCCGCCCGCTGCCCGAGCCGGGGCACACCCAGTTCGTCTTCCTCGGCACCAACTGGACGGTGGGCGTCGCCCAGGAGGCCGCGCTGAAGTGCCGCGAGTCGGCCGGCGTCTGGACCGAGGCGTACGCGCTCTGGGAGTACCAGCACGGCCCGATCTCGGTGGCCGGGCCGCACACCCTGGTGTGGTCGCTCAGCCCGGTGCCGCCGGTCGTCGCGGACGCGGTGCGCGGCACCGGCGCGACCCTGGTCGAGCCGGAGTCCGACGCGATGGCCGAACTCGTCGCCGTGCACCGCCTCGCCCTGCGGCTCGCCGCCGCGGCCGAGCGCGACCCGGACACCCCGCCGCACCTGTCGCGCTCCGTGCAGCTGGTCTGA
- a CDS encoding DeoR/GlpR family DNA-binding transcription regulator, whose amino-acid sequence MTTMLGAERRKQLVQLVHGEGVAQVGELARRLKVSPSTIRRDLTDLQSEGLLARTHGGAVAPEGTEEPVRQLRSKAFSMEKQRLGRAAAAHVAPGSTIMVTGGTTTQAMTAFLVDVPELTVVTNSLTIAVALSEHEQVDVVVLGGYLRHSEMSLLGHLTREALDELSVDMAFVGTYGVDRRGLTGAHVEEADTDRFLLRSAAKVAVLADSSKFGVRGPVRIAGPERMTYLFTDVDAPADEVAALREAGVTVVQV is encoded by the coding sequence ATGACGACGATGCTTGGCGCCGAGCGGCGGAAGCAACTGGTGCAGCTGGTGCACGGCGAGGGGGTCGCCCAGGTCGGCGAGCTGGCGCGCCGGCTGAAGGTCAGCCCGTCGACCATCCGCCGGGACTTGACCGACCTGCAGTCCGAGGGGCTGCTCGCCCGCACGCACGGCGGCGCGGTGGCTCCGGAGGGCACCGAGGAGCCGGTGCGGCAGCTGCGCAGCAAGGCGTTCTCGATGGAGAAGCAGCGCCTGGGCCGGGCGGCGGCGGCCCACGTCGCGCCCGGATCGACGATCATGGTGACGGGCGGCACCACGACGCAGGCCATGACGGCGTTCCTGGTGGACGTCCCGGAGCTGACCGTCGTCACCAACTCGCTGACCATCGCGGTCGCCCTCTCCGAGCACGAGCAGGTCGACGTGGTGGTGCTCGGCGGCTACCTGCGGCACAGCGAGATGTCCCTGCTCGGGCACCTGACCCGGGAGGCGCTGGACGAGCTGAGCGTCGACATGGCGTTCGTCGGCACCTACGGCGTCGACCGGCGCGGCCTGACCGGCGCGCACGTCGAGGAGGCCGACACCGACCGGTTCCTGCTGCGCTCGGCGGCCAAGGTCGCGGTGCTCGCGGACAGCAGCAAGTTCGGGGTGCGCGGGCCGGTGCGGATCGCCGGGCCGGAGCGGATGACGTACCTGTTCACGGACGTCGACGCGCCGGCCGACGAGGTCGCCGCGCTGCGCGAGGCGGGCGTCACGGTCGTCCAGGTCTGA
- a CDS encoding IlvD/Edd family dehydratase: MHRSWLRAEGLPDDSFDGRPVIGIANSWSELTPCNLHQRELAEHVKRGIWQAGGVPFEFPTTSAGEPLVRPSAMLLRNLMAMDLEETLRGNPLDGVVLLAGCDKTTPAYLMGAASADLPALMVTGGPMLNGKYRGRDIGSGTSVWRFTEEHRAGRMTDGQLADAESCMARSSGHCMTMGTASTMACLAEVLGMQLPGSAELPAADSRRRTLAHRAGRRIVEMVHEGLAPSRVLTRASFENAVRANAALGGSTNAVLHLLALAGRVGVPLELDDFDALVRDVPTLADLMPSGRFLMEEFAYAGGLGALVNTLGPLLDGSAATVTGRTLAENYADAECFDREVIRPLDNPVKPAGSGIAVLYGNLAPDGAVLKQSAASPALLRHRGRALVWDSLQDYLADADDPGLDVRPEDVLVVRNAGPRGYPGMPEVGNLPLPARILKAGVTDMVRISDARMSGTSYGTVVLHTAPEAAVGGPLALLRTGDTVVLDVPARTLDMEVDPEELERRRAQWRPAEVPDTDRGYLRLYVENVEQAPRGADFGFLRGKSPAGVPKQAF; the protein is encoded by the coding sequence ATGCACCGCTCCTGGCTGCGCGCCGAGGGCCTGCCCGACGACTCCTTCGACGGCCGCCCGGTCATCGGCATCGCCAACAGCTGGTCCGAGCTGACCCCGTGCAACCTGCACCAGCGCGAGCTGGCCGAGCACGTCAAGCGCGGCATCTGGCAGGCCGGCGGCGTGCCGTTCGAGTTCCCCACCACCTCGGCGGGCGAACCGCTGGTGCGCCCCAGCGCGATGCTGCTGCGCAACCTGATGGCGATGGACCTGGAGGAGACCCTCCGCGGCAACCCGCTGGACGGCGTCGTGCTGCTGGCCGGCTGCGACAAGACCACGCCCGCCTACCTGATGGGCGCCGCCAGCGCCGACCTGCCCGCCCTGATGGTCACCGGCGGGCCGATGCTGAACGGCAAGTACCGCGGCCGCGACATCGGCTCCGGCACCTCCGTGTGGCGCTTCACCGAGGAGCACCGGGCCGGCCGGATGACCGACGGCCAGCTCGCCGACGCCGAGTCCTGCATGGCCCGCAGCAGCGGCCACTGCATGACGATGGGCACCGCCTCCACCATGGCCTGCCTGGCCGAGGTGCTCGGCATGCAGCTGCCCGGCTCGGCCGAGCTGCCCGCCGCGGACTCCCGCCGCAGGACGCTCGCCCACCGGGCCGGCCGGCGGATCGTCGAGATGGTCCACGAGGGGCTCGCCCCGTCCCGGGTCCTGACCCGGGCCTCGTTCGAGAACGCGGTGCGGGCCAACGCCGCGCTCGGCGGTTCCACCAACGCCGTGCTGCACCTGCTGGCCCTGGCCGGCCGGGTCGGCGTCCCGCTGGAGCTGGACGACTTCGACGCGCTGGTGCGCGACGTCCCCACCCTCGCCGACCTGATGCCCTCCGGCCGCTTCCTGATGGAGGAGTTCGCGTACGCGGGCGGCCTCGGCGCGCTGGTGAACACGCTCGGCCCGCTGCTGGACGGCTCCGCCGCCACCGTCACCGGCCGCACCCTGGCCGAGAACTACGCGGACGCCGAGTGCTTCGACCGCGAGGTCATCCGCCCGCTCGACAACCCGGTCAAACCGGCCGGATCCGGCATCGCCGTGCTGTACGGCAACCTCGCCCCGGACGGCGCCGTCCTCAAGCAGTCCGCCGCCTCCCCGGCCCTGCTGCGCCACCGCGGCCGGGCCCTGGTCTGGGACAGCCTGCAGGACTACCTCGCCGACGCCGACGACCCCGGCCTCGACGTCCGGCCCGAGGACGTCCTGGTGGTCCGCAACGCCGGACCGCGCGGCTACCCCGGCATGCCCGAGGTCGGCAACCTGCCGCTGCCCGCCCGCATCCTCAAGGCGGGCGTGACCGACATGGTCCGGATCAGCGACGCCCGGATGAGCGGCACCTCCTACGGGACGGTGGTCCTGCACACCGCCCCGGAGGCGGCCGTCGGCGGACCGCTCGCGCTGCTGCGCACCGGCGACACCGTCGTGCTCGACGTACCGGCCCGCACCCTGGACATGGAGGTCGACCCGGAGGAGCTGGAGCGCCGCCGCGCCCAGTGGCGGCCCGCCGAGGTGCCCGACACCGACCGGGGCTACCTGCGGCTGTACGTGGAGAACGTCGAACAGGCGCCGCGCGGCGCCGACTTCGGCTTCCTGCGCGGCAAGTCGCCCGCGGGCGTGCCCAAGCAGGCGTTCTGA
- a CDS encoding fumarylacetoacetate hydrolase family protein, translating to MRFVRARLDGRTAAFLLTGADGAGPAAEAVELAAPAGPDPLLALLAGPGPAGLRSAAERALRDGARVAAADLEVLAPLHRPGKIIAIGLNYHDHTAETGLEPPKVPLTFAKHSTSVTGPGAPITVPAGLTEQVDWEAELAVVIGTACGPARRGTAADVFAYTVANDVSARDLQFSDQQWTRGKSLDTFCPLGPELVTTDEIDDPYALRIWTEVNGETMQDASTGDMIFKIDELLDFVTAGTTLEPGDVILTGTPPGVGGFRTPPVYLRDGDTVTVGVEGIGTLANPVVRTQP from the coding sequence ATGAGGTTCGTCCGAGCCCGACTCGACGGCCGCACGGCGGCCTTCCTGCTCACCGGGGCCGACGGCGCGGGCCCCGCCGCCGAGGCGGTCGAACTCGCCGCCCCGGCCGGGCCCGACCCGCTGCTCGCCCTGCTCGCCGGGCCCGGCCCGGCCGGGCTGCGCTCCGCCGCCGAACGGGCGCTGCGCGACGGCGCCCGGGTGGCCGCCGCCGACCTGGAGGTGCTCGCCCCGCTGCACCGCCCCGGCAAGATCATCGCCATCGGCCTCAACTACCACGACCACACCGCCGAGACCGGCCTGGAGCCGCCGAAGGTTCCGCTGACCTTCGCCAAGCACTCCACCTCGGTCACCGGCCCGGGCGCCCCGATCACGGTGCCCGCCGGGCTCACCGAGCAGGTCGACTGGGAGGCCGAACTGGCCGTCGTGATCGGCACCGCCTGCGGCCCGGCCCGCCGCGGCACCGCCGCCGACGTCTTCGCCTACACCGTCGCCAACGACGTCTCCGCCCGCGACCTGCAGTTCTCCGACCAGCAGTGGACCCGGGGCAAGTCCCTCGACACCTTCTGCCCGCTCGGCCCCGAACTCGTCACCACCGACGAGATCGACGACCCGTACGCGCTGCGGATCTGGACCGAGGTCAACGGCGAGACCATGCAGGACGCCTCCACCGGTGACATGATCTTCAAGATCGACGAGCTGCTCGACTTCGTCACGGCCGGCACCACCCTGGAGCCCGGCGACGTCATCCTCACCGGCACCCCGCCCGGCGTCGGCGGCTTCCGCACCCCGCCCGTCTACCTCCGCGACGGCGACACCGTGACCGTCGGCGTCGAGGGCATCGGCACCCTCGCCAACCCCGTCGTCCGCACCCAGCCCTGA
- a CDS encoding saccharopine dehydrogenase family protein codes for MRILLVGAGGVGGAITRIAARRDFFEHFVVADYDGERAGAVAAAAHDARFTSARVDASDQPAVEELLARHGCDVLLNATDPRFVMPLFRAALSARVHYLDMAMSLSRPHPERPHELTGVKLGDEQFALAADWERAERLALVGIGVEPGLSDVFARYAADELFDEIEELGVRDGADLTVDGYDFAPSFSIWTTIEECLNPPVVYEKERGWFTTPPFSEPEVFDFPEGIGPVECVNVEHEEVLLMPRWVDARRVTFKYGLGQEFIDVLRTLHKLGLDRTEPVRVGDALVSPRDVVAACLPDPAALGDRMRGKTCAGTWVKGTKDGAPREVYLYHVADNEVTMAEYGSQAVVWQTAINPVIALELLATGVWKATGVQGPEALAPRPFLDLLNAYGAPWGLREM; via the coding sequence ATGCGCATCCTCCTGGTGGGAGCCGGCGGCGTCGGCGGCGCCATCACCCGCATCGCCGCCCGCCGCGACTTCTTCGAGCACTTCGTCGTCGCCGACTACGACGGGGAGCGCGCCGGCGCCGTGGCCGCCGCCGCGCACGACGCCCGCTTCACCTCGGCCCGCGTCGACGCCTCCGACCAGCCGGCGGTCGAGGAACTCCTCGCCCGGCACGGCTGCGACGTCCTGCTCAACGCCACCGACCCGCGCTTCGTCATGCCGCTGTTCCGCGCCGCCCTCTCGGCCCGCGTGCACTACCTCGACATGGCGATGTCGCTCTCCCGCCCGCACCCCGAGCGGCCGCACGAGCTGACCGGCGTCAAGCTCGGCGACGAGCAGTTCGCGCTGGCCGCCGACTGGGAGCGGGCGGAGCGGCTCGCCCTGGTCGGGATCGGCGTGGAGCCCGGGCTCTCCGACGTGTTCGCCCGCTACGCCGCCGACGAGCTGTTCGACGAGATCGAGGAGCTGGGCGTCCGCGACGGCGCCGACCTGACCGTCGACGGCTACGACTTCGCCCCCTCGTTCTCCATCTGGACGACCATCGAGGAGTGCCTCAACCCGCCCGTCGTCTACGAGAAGGAGCGGGGCTGGTTCACCACCCCGCCGTTCAGCGAGCCCGAGGTCTTCGACTTCCCCGAGGGCATCGGCCCGGTGGAGTGCGTCAACGTCGAGCACGAGGAGGTGCTCCTGATGCCGCGCTGGGTCGACGCCCGGCGGGTCACCTTCAAGTACGGCCTCGGCCAGGAGTTCATCGACGTCCTGCGCACCCTGCACAAGCTCGGCCTCGACCGCACCGAACCCGTCAGGGTCGGCGACGCGCTGGTCTCCCCGCGCGACGTGGTCGCCGCCTGCCTGCCCGACCCGGCCGCCCTCGGCGACCGGATGCGCGGCAAGACCTGCGCCGGCACCTGGGTCAAGGGCACCAAGGACGGCGCCCCGCGCGAGGTGTACCTCTACCACGTCGCCGACAACGAGGTGACGATGGCCGAGTACGGCTCCCAGGCCGTCGTCTGGCAGACCGCCATCAACCCGGTGATCGCCCTCGAACTGCTCGCCACCGGCGTCTGGAAGGCCACCGGCGTCCAGGGCCCCGAGGCCCTGGCGCCCCGCCCCTTCCTCGACCTCCTCAACGCCTACGGCGCGCCCTGGGGCCTGCGCGAGATGTGA
- a CDS encoding ricin-type beta-trefoil lectin domain protein, with protein sequence MKWSRRAASAATTAALVAAALAAGGAPAAQADPVAANTSTPVGVKPLMGFNNWARFTCAAQARLDGTRTGYSFQQFMQDQAKAMKDTGLVAAGYTNLTVDDCWMQRTSAGYLHGAATWGGSSQPGFDWELTDYASYVHGQGMQAGLYTTSGVNTCQGVPGGIMGHEQADANSLAYWGVDSIKLDNCGTNSTNRQTEFTAFAQALGTATANKDRKILFNESAPAGYGPTSAAKYETMDWVRGLGQMWRVSPDISVWHSATTSAWDAPDASARYEGGVLQNFIDTVGLARYNGPGNANDADMLLIGDNNQLTLAEQRSQFALWSAMGSPLMISTDVRKMAADPTTYAPQLGILKNADLIAVDQDALGAGGYLASRDNASTTAGIDVVVKPLADGGRAVVVLNKNATATSYTLDLGRIGFPGSSCAHPVRDLWTHTDSSATGSLTTTIGSHDNAAYRISPGSCGAAVPTGQITSVQSAFQASPLCLDAYNGATTGTKVALYACHGTSNQQWTRRADGLIASYQNSGLCVSGASSGLTLAACNGSDPKQTWTYNRSGQLRQASGVCIDIAGTGLGTNTSATVATYTCGSHQPNQTWSAPFATPPTS encoded by the coding sequence GTGAAGTGGAGCAGGAGAGCGGCTTCGGCCGCGACGACGGCAGCCCTCGTCGCCGCCGCACTCGCCGCCGGCGGCGCGCCCGCCGCCCAGGCCGACCCGGTCGCCGCCAACACCAGCACCCCCGTCGGCGTCAAACCGCTGATGGGCTTCAACAACTGGGCGCGCTTCACCTGCGCCGCCCAGGCCCGGCTGGACGGCACCCGCACCGGCTACTCCTTCCAGCAGTTCATGCAGGACCAGGCCAAGGCGATGAAGGACACCGGCCTGGTCGCCGCCGGCTACACCAACCTCACCGTCGACGACTGCTGGATGCAGCGGACCTCCGCCGGCTACCTGCACGGCGCCGCGACCTGGGGCGGCAGCAGCCAGCCCGGCTTCGACTGGGAGCTGACCGACTACGCGTCCTACGTGCACGGCCAGGGCATGCAGGCCGGCCTCTACACCACCTCCGGGGTGAACACCTGTCAGGGCGTGCCCGGCGGCATCATGGGCCACGAGCAGGCCGACGCCAACTCCCTGGCCTACTGGGGCGTCGACTCCATCAAGCTCGACAACTGCGGGACGAACTCCACCAACCGGCAGACCGAGTTCACCGCGTTCGCCCAGGCCCTCGGCACCGCCACCGCGAACAAGGACCGCAAGATCCTCTTCAACGAGTCGGCGCCGGCCGGCTACGGGCCGACCTCCGCCGCCAAGTACGAGACGATGGACTGGGTCCGGGGGCTCGGCCAGATGTGGCGGGTCAGCCCCGACATCAGCGTCTGGCACAGCGCGACCACCTCCGCGTGGGACGCCCCGGACGCCTCCGCCCGGTACGAGGGCGGCGTGCTGCAGAACTTCATCGACACCGTCGGCCTGGCCCGCTACAACGGCCCGGGCAACGCCAACGACGCCGACATGCTGCTGATCGGCGACAACAACCAGCTCACCCTCGCCGAGCAGCGCAGCCAGTTCGCGCTCTGGTCCGCGATGGGCTCCCCCCTGATGATCAGCACCGACGTCCGCAAGATGGCCGCCGACCCGACCACCTACGCGCCGCAGCTGGGCATCCTGAAGAACGCCGACCTGATCGCCGTCGACCAGGACGCGCTGGGCGCCGGCGGCTACCTCGCCTCCCGCGACAACGCCTCCACCACCGCCGGGATCGACGTCGTCGTCAAGCCGCTGGCCGACGGCGGCCGGGCCGTGGTCGTCCTCAACAAGAACGCCACCGCCACCAGCTACACCCTCGACCTCGGCCGGATCGGCTTCCCCGGCTCCTCCTGCGCCCACCCCGTCCGCGACCTGTGGACGCACACCGACTCCAGCGCCACCGGCTCCCTCACCACCACCATCGGCAGCCACGACAACGCCGCCTACCGCATCTCCCCGGGAAGCTGCGGCGCCGCCGTCCCGACCGGCCAGATCACCAGCGTGCAGAGCGCCTTCCAGGCCAGCCCGCTCTGCCTGGACGCCTACAACGGCGCCACCACCGGCACCAAGGTCGCCCTCTACGCCTGCCACGGCACCTCGAACCAGCAGTGGACCCGGCGGGCCGACGGCCTGATCGCCTCCTACCAGAACAGCGGGCTGTGCGTCTCCGGCGCCTCCTCCGGCCTCACCCTGGCCGCCTGCAACGGCTCCGACCCCAAGCAGACGTGGACCTACAACCGGTCCGGCCAGCTGCGCCAGGCCAGCGGCGTCTGCATCGACATCGCCGGCACCGGCCTCGGCACCAACACCAGCGCCACCGTCGCCACCTACACCTGCGGCAGCCACCAGCCCAACCAGACCTGGAGCGCCCCCTTCGCCACCCCGCCCACCTCGTAA
- a CDS encoding anchored repeat-type ABC transporter permease subunit: MNTVLAFLTDPWQHVFMRRALLVAAMSGVVAGVIGSHVVLRGMAFIGDAVSHAVFPGVAIAFVLHTSLVLGGTVAGLATALAVAVFSQNRRLKEDSVIGVFFAAAFGLGIVVLSTAPGYSGSLESFLFGQILGISDGDVLTVAVAGTALVAVALLLHKELVAVSLDRESARALGLPVLLLDAVLYALVTVTVVISLQAVGNVLVLALLITPASCARLLTDRIGAMMLLAPAIGALSSLTGLYLSYAWNLAAGGLIVLVVTAVFLLCWAFAPRHGLLAGLRRRRTATAAVRAPG; the protein is encoded by the coding sequence GTGAACACCGTCCTCGCCTTCCTCACCGACCCGTGGCAGCACGTCTTCATGCGGCGGGCGCTGCTGGTCGCGGCGATGTCCGGCGTCGTCGCCGGGGTGATCGGCAGCCACGTCGTGCTGCGCGGCATGGCCTTCATCGGCGACGCCGTCTCGCACGCCGTCTTCCCCGGCGTCGCCATCGCCTTCGTCCTGCACACCAGCCTGGTGCTCGGCGGCACGGTCGCGGGCCTGGCCACCGCGCTGGCGGTCGCCGTCTTCTCGCAGAACCGGCGGCTCAAGGAGGACAGCGTGATCGGCGTGTTCTTCGCCGCCGCGTTCGGCCTGGGCATCGTCGTCCTCAGCACCGCACCCGGCTACAGCGGCTCGCTGGAGTCCTTCCTGTTCGGGCAGATCCTCGGCATCAGCGACGGGGACGTGCTGACCGTGGCGGTGGCGGGGACGGCGCTGGTCGCGGTGGCGCTGCTGCTGCACAAGGAGCTGGTCGCGGTCAGCCTGGACCGGGAGAGCGCCCGCGCGCTGGGCCTGCCGGTCCTGCTGCTGGACGCGGTGCTCTACGCGCTGGTCACCGTGACGGTGGTGATCTCGCTCCAGGCCGTGGGCAACGTCCTGGTGCTGGCCCTGCTGATCACCCCGGCGTCGTGCGCGCGGCTGCTGACGGACCGGATCGGCGCGATGATGCTCCTCGCCCCGGCGATCGGCGCGCTCTCCTCGCTCACCGGCCTGTACCTGTCGTACGCCTGGAACCTCGCCGCGGGCGGGCTGATCGTCCTGGTGGTGACGGCGGTGTTCCTGCTCTGCTGGGCCTTCGCCCCGCGGCACGGCCTGCTGGCCGGCCTGCGCCGCCGCCGCACGGCCACCGCCGCCGTCCGCGCCCCGGGTTGA
- a CDS encoding anchored repeat-type ABC transporter ATP-binding subunit: protein MLGGREVLHDVDLTVRAGELVGLIGPNGAGKTTVLRAVLALIPARAGTVTLGGAPAERRRGSVGYVPQRHEFAWDFPLSVEKAVMSGRVHRIGWLRRPGAADRAAVDEALERVDLTGLRHRPIGELSGGQRQRVLVARALALRPGLLLLDEPFTGLDVPTQDLLTALFARLREEGTALLMTTHDLPAAADACTRLCLLNRTVVADAAPGGLRDPEVWLRTFGVTRTDQLLHSLGVQR from the coding sequence ATGCTCGGCGGCCGGGAGGTCCTGCACGACGTGGACCTGACCGTCCGGGCCGGGGAGCTGGTCGGCCTGATCGGGCCCAACGGCGCGGGCAAGACGACCGTGCTGCGCGCCGTCCTCGCCCTGATCCCCGCCCGGGCCGGGACCGTCACCCTGGGCGGCGCGCCCGCCGAGCGGCGGCGCGGCAGCGTCGGCTACGTGCCGCAACGCCACGAGTTCGCCTGGGACTTCCCGCTCTCGGTGGAGAAGGCCGTGATGAGCGGCCGGGTTCACCGGATCGGCTGGCTGCGCCGCCCGGGCGCCGCGGACCGCGCCGCCGTGGACGAGGCGCTGGAACGGGTGGACCTGACCGGCCTGCGGCACCGCCCGATCGGGGAGCTCTCCGGCGGCCAGCGCCAGCGCGTCCTGGTCGCCCGCGCGCTGGCCCTGCGGCCCGGACTGCTGCTGCTGGACGAGCCGTTCACCGGGCTCGACGTGCCGACCCAGGACCTGCTGACCGCGCTCTTCGCCCGGCTCCGTGAGGAAGGAACCGCCCTGCTGATGACCACGCACGACCTCCCGGCGGCGGCCGACGCCTGCACCCGGCTCTGCCTGCTGAACCGGACCGTCGTCGCCGACGCCGCCCCCGGCGGCCTGCGCGACCCGGAGGTCTGGCTCCGGACGTTCGGCGTGACCCGCACCGACCAACTGCTGCACTCCCTGGGGGTGCAGCGGTGA
- a CDS encoding TIGR03773 family transporter-associated surface protein, which produces MTAARRAVRALAAALVAAFLTAGPSVPPAAAADGDAPTVIADGHVDLGPRFDQGRWTIGIRDDSGPAPVWRDPDHVVLQAVDAAAVTVPADPAFAFLGTPGAKVWLLPQVQQPGVLWPGWNSQDPSVLHAVDREVTWRLESVRGPGRFTLFLNGSFGTPEQVFDSARPLPQETGIETNSHVHGNWAFTAPGSYLLGIRMTARTLDGQTHDAAAVLHFSVGPQDPRSALPAAPDTPAAPVAPVAARTARPAWSGRAVAALAAATAVLAVAVVAVALVRRRAKGSGSD; this is translated from the coding sequence GTGACCGCCGCCCGCCGCGCCGTGCGCGCCCTCGCCGCCGCCCTGGTGGCCGCGTTCCTCACCGCGGGCCCGTCCGTGCCCCCCGCCGCAGCGGCCGACGGCGACGCGCCGACCGTCATCGCCGACGGCCACGTCGACCTCGGGCCGCGCTTCGACCAGGGGCGCTGGACCATCGGGATCCGGGACGACAGCGGCCCGGCCCCCGTGTGGCGCGACCCCGACCACGTGGTGCTCCAGGCCGTGGACGCCGCCGCCGTCACGGTGCCGGCGGACCCGGCGTTCGCCTTCCTCGGCACCCCGGGCGCGAAGGTCTGGCTGCTGCCCCAGGTGCAGCAGCCCGGCGTCCTGTGGCCGGGCTGGAACAGCCAGGACCCGAGCGTCCTGCACGCCGTCGACCGCGAGGTCACCTGGCGGTTGGAGTCGGTCCGCGGCCCCGGACGGTTCACGCTCTTCCTGAACGGGAGCTTCGGCACGCCCGAGCAGGTCTTCGACAGCGCTCGGCCGCTGCCGCAGGAGACCGGCATCGAGACCAACAGCCACGTCCACGGGAACTGGGCGTTCACCGCCCCGGGCAGCTACCTGCTCGGCATCCGGATGACCGCCAGGACCCTGGACGGGCAGACCCACGACGCCGCCGCCGTCCTCCACTTCTCGGTGGGCCCGCAGGACCCGCGCTCGGCCCTCCCGGCCGCGCCGGACACCCCGGCGGCCCCGGTGGCACCGGTGGCGGCCCGGACGGCCCGACCGGCGTGGTCGGGCCGGGCGGTGGCCGCCCTCGCCGCAGCCACGGCGGTGCTGGCAGTGGCGGTGGTGGCAGTGGCGCTGGTGCGCCGCCGCGCGAAGGGAAGCGGAAGTGACTGA